From a single Nissabacter sp. SGAir0207 genomic region:
- the argT gene encoding lysine/arginine/ornithine ABC transporter substrate-binding protein ArgT, protein MKKLVKVLPLVLAFATAGSFAAVPKDLRIGTDPTYAPFESKNANGQLVGFDIDLAKELCKRIEAKCTFVESDFDALIPSLKAKKIDAIISSLSITEKRQKEIAFTEKLYAANARLIAKKGSPILPTLEALRGKRVGVLQGSTQEAYANAMWQPKGIDVVAYQNQDLIYADLDSGRIDAAFQDEVAGSEGFLKQPVGKDYAFAGESVKDDTFFGVGTGMGLRKADTELKAALDKAFAEMRQDGTYDKFAKQYFDFDVYGG, encoded by the coding sequence ATGAAGAAATTGGTCAAAGTCCTTCCTCTGGTTCTGGCATTTGCGACCGCCGGCAGCTTCGCCGCGGTGCCGAAAGATCTGCGTATCGGCACGGACCCCACCTATGCACCCTTTGAGTCCAAAAATGCCAATGGCCAGTTGGTCGGCTTCGATATTGATTTAGCCAAGGAGCTGTGCAAGCGCATTGAGGCGAAGTGCACCTTCGTGGAGAGTGATTTCGACGCGCTGATCCCCTCGCTGAAAGCGAAGAAAATTGATGCCATCATCTCGTCGCTCTCCATCACTGAGAAGCGCCAGAAAGAGATCGCCTTCACGGAGAAACTCTACGCCGCCAACGCCCGCCTGATCGCCAAGAAAGGCTCGCCCATCCTGCCGACGCTGGAAGCCCTGCGCGGCAAGCGCGTGGGCGTGCTGCAAGGCTCGACCCAGGAGGCTTACGCCAACGCCATGTGGCAGCCGAAGGGCATCGACGTGGTGGCCTACCAGAATCAGGACTTGATCTACGCTGACCTGGACTCCGGCCGCATCGACGCCGCCTTCCAGGATGAAGTGGCGGGCAGCGAAGGCTTCCTGAAGCAGCCGGTGGGCAAGGATTACGCTTTTGCCGGCGAATCGGTGAAGGATGACACCTTCTTTGGCGTCGGCACCGGCATGGGGCTGCGCAAGGCGGATACCGAACTGAAGGCCGCGCTCGACAAGGCGTTCGCCGAGATGCGTCAGGACGGCACCTACGACAAGTTTGCCAAGCAGTACTTTGATTTCGACGTGTACGGCGGCTAA
- the folC gene encoding bifunctional tetrahydrofolate synthase/dihydrofolate synthase has translation MQTLPTPQATSPLATWLHYLEHLHAQAIDLGLTRVRQVAERLSLLQPAPFVFTVAGTNGKGTTCRTLEAILLAAGLRVGVYSSPHLVRYTERVRIQGQELPEAAHCASFAALEAGRGDTTLTYFEYGTLSALYLFQQAALDVVILEVGLGGRLDATNIVDANVGVITSIALDHTDWLGPDRESIGREKAGIFRPGRPAVVGEPDMPHTIAEVAAELGAPLYARGEAWHFSAQPENWRWACGGRVLADLPLPQVPLDNAATALAALHYASPALQVGEEAIRLGLQQAMLPGRFQTVSESPRLILDVAHNPHAAGYLAQRLAQLPKAPGATVRAVVGMLADKDIPGTLACLAPQVDVWYCAPLEGPRGASAEQLAAHLTEPRQFADVKSAWQQAMQDADDHDIVIVCGSFHTVAHVMEALEAGNSRGE, from the coding sequence ATGCAAACTCTACCCACTCCCCAAGCCACGTCGCCCCTGGCCACGTGGCTTCATTATCTGGAACACCTTCATGCTCAGGCGATTGATCTTGGCCTGACGCGCGTCAGGCAGGTGGCCGAGCGCCTCTCCCTGCTGCAACCCGCCCCCTTTGTTTTCACCGTCGCCGGCACCAACGGCAAGGGCACTACCTGCCGCACTCTGGAGGCGATTCTGCTCGCCGCTGGCCTGCGCGTCGGTGTCTACAGTTCGCCGCATCTGGTGCGCTATACCGAGCGGGTGCGCATTCAGGGGCAGGAGCTGCCCGAGGCGGCGCACTGCGCCTCCTTCGCCGCGCTGGAGGCGGGCCGGGGCGACACCACGCTGACCTACTTTGAGTACGGCACCCTCTCGGCGCTCTACCTGTTCCAACAGGCGGCGCTGGATGTGGTGATCCTCGAGGTGGGATTGGGCGGCCGCCTCGACGCCACCAACATCGTTGACGCCAATGTGGGCGTGATCACCAGCATCGCGCTGGATCACACCGACTGGCTGGGGCCGGATCGCGAGAGCATTGGCCGTGAGAAGGCTGGCATCTTCCGTCCGGGCCGCCCGGCGGTGGTGGGCGAGCCGGACATGCCGCACACCATCGCTGAGGTGGCGGCGGAACTGGGCGCGCCGCTCTATGCGCGTGGCGAGGCGTGGCACTTCAGCGCCCAGCCAGAGAACTGGCGCTGGGCGTGCGGTGGCCGGGTGCTGGCTGACCTGCCGCTGCCGCAGGTGCCGCTGGACAACGCCGCCACCGCGCTGGCCGCGCTGCACTATGCCTCGCCTGCTTTGCAGGTGGGGGAGGAGGCGATCCGCCTTGGCCTGCAACAGGCGATGCTGCCGGGCCGCTTCCAGACCGTCAGCGAGTCGCCGCGCCTGATCCTCGACGTGGCGCACAATCCGCACGCCGCGGGCTATCTGGCGCAGCGGTTGGCGCAACTGCCGAAGGCGCCCGGTGCGACGGTGCGCGCGGTGGTGGGGATGCTGGCGGACAAGGACATTCCCGGCACGCTGGCCTGTCTGGCGCCGCAGGTGGACGTCTGGTACTGCGCGCCGCTGGAGGGGCCGCGCGGGGCCAGCGCCGAGCAACTGGCCGCGCACCTGACGGAACCGCGGCAGTTCGCCGATGTCAAATCAGCCTGGCAACAGGCAATGCAGGATGCTGATGATCATGACATTGTGATTGTCTGCGGGTCATTCCATACCGTGGCGCATGTCATGGAGGCACTAGAGGCGGGAAACAGCCGTGGCGAGTAA
- the accD gene encoding acetyl-CoA carboxylase, carboxyltransferase subunit beta: MSWIERILNKSTITQTRKANIPEGVWTKCDSCGQVLYRAELERNLMVCPKCDHHMPIAARMRLHTFLDEGSDVELGSELEPKDVLKFKDSKKYKDRLSAAQKETDEKDALIVMKGTLHGMPVVVASFEFAFMGGSMASVVGARFVRAVEQALEDNCPLVCFSSSGGARMQEALMSLMQMAKTSAALAKMQDRGLPYISVLTDPTMGGVSASLAMLGDLNVAEPKARIGFAGRRVIEQTVREKLPADFQTSEFLIQKGAIDMIIRRPEMRGKLAGILAKLTNQPEPNVVVHVVDGDDVVSESQQDV, encoded by the coding sequence ATGAGCTGGATTGAACGAATTCTAAATAAGAGCACTATCACCCAAACCCGGAAGGCCAACATTCCTGAGGGCGTCTGGACCAAATGCGACAGCTGTGGCCAGGTACTCTACCGGGCGGAGCTGGAGCGCAACCTGATGGTTTGCCCGAAGTGCGATCACCACATGCCGATTGCAGCGCGTATGCGCCTGCACACCTTCCTGGATGAGGGGAGCGATGTGGAGCTGGGCAGCGAGCTTGAGCCAAAGGATGTGCTGAAGTTTAAGGATTCCAAGAAGTATAAAGATCGCCTGAGCGCGGCCCAGAAAGAGACCGACGAGAAAGACGCGTTGATCGTCATGAAAGGGACGCTGCACGGTATGCCGGTGGTGGTGGCCTCCTTTGAGTTCGCCTTCATGGGCGGCTCGATGGCCTCCGTGGTCGGCGCGCGCTTTGTGCGTGCGGTCGAGCAGGCGCTGGAAGACAACTGCCCGCTGGTCTGCTTCTCCTCCAGCGGCGGTGCCCGTATGCAAGAGGCGCTGATGTCGCTGATGCAGATGGCGAAAACCAGTGCCGCGCTGGCGAAGATGCAGGATCGTGGCCTGCCGTACATCTCCGTGCTGACTGACCCGACCATGGGTGGCGTCTCCGCCAGTCTGGCGATGCTGGGTGACCTGAACGTCGCCGAGCCGAAAGCGCGTATCGGCTTCGCTGGCCGTCGCGTCATCGAGCAGACGGTGCGCGAGAAGCTGCCGGCTGACTTCCAGACCAGTGAGTTCCTGATCCAGAAGGGCGCGATCGACATGATCATTCGCCGCCCGGAGATGCGTGGCAAACTGGCCGGCATCCTCGCCAAGCTGACCAACCAGCCGGAGCCAAATGTGGTTGTCCATGTGGTGGACGGCGACGACGTGGTGAGCGAGAGCCAACAGGACGTCTGA
- the dedD gene encoding cell division protein DedD, which yields MASKFQNRLVGTVILVALGVIVLPGLLDGKKKHYEDEFAAIPLVPKAGDSQENDAVPPATQSLPAQPPEGAGPAVDAATRPNAELNSAAGSAPTKAPVTVSPPPMTESKPQVVEKPKPVEPKPQPKPEPKPQPKPEPKPEPKPEPKPQATESAPAGQAYIVQLGALKNAAKVNEIVASLRLSGYRAYTVPSTPVQGQITRIFVGPDASKQKLQSALPELNQISGLSGQIRAYSAGR from the coding sequence GTGGCGAGTAAGTTCCAGAACCGTTTGGTCGGGACGGTGATATTGGTGGCGCTTGGCGTCATCGTACTGCCGGGCCTGCTGGATGGTAAAAAGAAGCACTATGAAGATGAGTTCGCGGCCATTCCGCTGGTGCCGAAGGCTGGCGACAGCCAGGAGAATGACGCGGTGCCGCCGGCGACCCAGTCACTGCCAGCCCAGCCACCGGAAGGGGCAGGGCCAGCGGTGGACGCCGCCACCCGGCCAAACGCCGAGCTAAACAGCGCCGCTGGCAGTGCGCCAACAAAAGCGCCGGTGACGGTGTCGCCGCCGCCGATGACCGAAAGCAAGCCGCAGGTAGTGGAGAAGCCAAAACCGGTGGAGCCGAAGCCCCAGCCAAAACCGGAGCCGAAACCGCAGCCGAAGCCGGAACCCAAGCCAGAGCCGAAGCCAGAGCCGAAGCCGCAGGCAACGGAGAGCGCACCGGCCGGGCAGGCTTACATCGTCCAGCTTGGCGCGTTGAAGAACGCCGCCAAGGTGAATGAGATTGTTGCCAGCCTGCGCCTGTCGGGCTATCGCGCCTACACCGTGCCCTCCACGCCGGTGCAGGGGCAGATCACCCGTATCTTTGTCGGGCCGGACGCCTCGAAGCAGAAGTTGCAGTCGGCGCTGCCGGAGCTGAACCAGATCAGCGGGCTGAGCGGCCAGATCCGCGCCTACAGCGCCGGACGCTGA
- the purF gene encoding amidophosphoribosyltransferase: MCGIVGIAGFMPVNQSIYDALTVLQHRGQDAAGIITIDANNGFRLRKANGLVKDVFEARHMQRLQGNMGIGHVRYPTAGSSSASEAQPFYVNSPFGITLAHNGNLTNAHELRSKLFEGARRHVNTTSDSEILLNIFASELDRFQHYPLEAENIFAAITAMNKQIRGAYACVAMIIGHGLVAFRDPNGIRPLVIGKRTLEDGRIEYMVASESVALDTLGFEFLRDVAPGEAVYITERGQLFTRQCAENPKFHPCLFEYVYFARPDSFIDKISVYSARVRMGEKLGQKIAREWEDLEIDVVIPIPETSNDIALEIARILNKPYRQGFVKNRYVGRTFIMPGQQARRKSVRRKLNANRAEFRDKNVLLVDDSIVRGTTSEQIVEMAREAGAKRVYLASAAPEIRFPNVYGIDMPSANELIAHGREVSEITQIIGADALIFQDLDDLIDAVREDNPDIEQFECSVFNGIYVTKDVDQGYLEHLESLRNDDAKAMRGQQEVENLEMHNEG; the protein is encoded by the coding sequence ATGTGCGGTATTGTCGGGATCGCCGGTTTCATGCCGGTCAACCAGTCGATTTATGACGCGTTAACGGTGCTCCAGCACCGTGGGCAGGATGCCGCAGGCATCATCACCATTGATGCCAACAACGGCTTCCGTCTGCGTAAGGCAAACGGTCTGGTGAAAGATGTGTTCGAAGCACGTCACATGCAACGCTTGCAGGGTAACATGGGCATCGGCCATGTACGCTACCCGACCGCCGGCAGTTCCAGTGCATCAGAAGCGCAGCCTTTTTATGTCAACTCGCCGTTCGGCATCACGCTGGCGCACAACGGTAACCTGACCAACGCCCATGAACTGCGCAGTAAGCTGTTCGAAGGGGCGCGCCGTCACGTGAACACCACCTCTGACTCCGAGATCCTGCTGAACATCTTCGCCAGCGAGCTGGACCGCTTCCAGCACTACCCGCTGGAGGCGGAGAACATCTTCGCGGCCATCACGGCGATGAACAAGCAGATCCGCGGGGCCTACGCCTGCGTGGCGATGATCATCGGCCACGGGCTGGTGGCGTTCCGTGACCCGAACGGCATCCGCCCGCTGGTGATTGGCAAGCGCACCCTGGAAGATGGCCGCATTGAGTATATGGTGGCCTCCGAGAGCGTGGCGCTGGATACGCTGGGCTTTGAGTTCCTGCGCGACGTCGCGCCGGGCGAGGCGGTCTACATCACCGAGCGCGGCCAGCTGTTTACCCGCCAGTGCGCGGAGAACCCGAAGTTCCACCCGTGCCTGTTCGAGTATGTCTACTTTGCGCGCCCGGACTCCTTCATCGACAAAATCTCCGTCTACAGCGCCCGCGTGCGCATGGGCGAGAAGCTGGGCCAGAAGATTGCCCGCGAGTGGGAAGATCTGGAGATTGACGTGGTGATCCCGATCCCGGAGACCTCCAACGACATCGCGCTGGAGATCGCCCGCATCCTGAACAAGCCGTACCGTCAGGGCTTCGTGAAGAACCGCTACGTCGGCCGCACCTTCATCATGCCGGGCCAGCAGGCACGCCGCAAATCCGTGCGCCGCAAGCTGAACGCCAACCGCGCCGAGTTCCGTGACAAGAACGTGCTGCTGGTGGATGACTCCATCGTGCGCGGCACCACCTCCGAGCAGATCGTGGAGATGGCACGCGAGGCGGGCGCCAAGCGGGTTTACCTCGCGTCGGCCGCGCCAGAGATTCGCTTCCCGAATGTCTACGGCATCGACATGCCGAGCGCCAACGAGCTGATCGCCCACGGCCGTGAGGTGAGTGAAATCACCCAGATTATCGGTGCCGATGCGCTGATCTTCCAGGACCTGGATGACCTGATCGACGCGGTGCGTGAAGACAACCCGGACATTGAGCAGTTTGAGTGCTCGGTGTTCAACGGCATCTACGTCACCAAGGATGTGGATCAGGGCTACCTGGAGCATCTGGAGTCGCTGCGCAACGATGACGCCAAGGCGATGCGCGGCCAGCAGGAAGTGGAAAATCTGGAAATGCATAACGAGGGCTGA
- a CDS encoding histidine ABC transporter permease HisQ, with product MFDGYSQLILQGAWVTLELALSSVLLSVVIGLVGAGGKLSQSRVLRALFNGYTTLIRGVPDLVLMLLIFYGLQIALNSLTELLGVGQIDIDPLAAGIITLGFIYGAYFTETFRGAYMAVPRGQIEAATAFGFSGAQTFRRILFPAMMRFALPGIGNNWQVILKATALVSLLGLNDVVKATQLAGKGTYQPFFFAMVAGAVYLIFTTLSNGVLLWLTRRYSLGVKRAEL from the coding sequence ATGTTTGACGGCTATTCCCAATTGATTCTCCAGGGTGCCTGGGTAACGCTGGAGCTGGCGCTCTCCTCGGTGCTGCTGTCGGTGGTGATCGGGCTGGTGGGCGCGGGCGGCAAGCTTTCCCAAAGCCGCGTGCTGCGCGCCCTGTTCAACGGCTACACCACCCTGATCCGTGGCGTGCCGGATCTGGTGCTGATGCTGCTGATCTTCTACGGCCTGCAAATTGCCCTCAACAGCCTGACCGAGCTGCTGGGCGTCGGCCAGATTGACATTGACCCGCTGGCGGCGGGCATCATTACCCTTGGCTTCATCTACGGGGCCTACTTCACCGAGACCTTCCGCGGCGCCTATATGGCGGTGCCGCGCGGCCAGATTGAGGCGGCGACCGCCTTTGGCTTCAGCGGCGCGCAGACTTTCCGCCGCATCCTGTTCCCGGCCATGATGCGTTTCGCGCTGCCGGGCATCGGCAACAACTGGCAGGTGATCCTGAAGGCCACCGCGCTGGTGTCACTGCTGGGGCTGAACGACGTGGTGAAGGCCACGCAACTGGCTGGCAAGGGCACCTACCAGCCCTTCTTCTTCGCGATGGTGGCGGGCGCGGTCTATCTGATTTTCACCACGCTCTCCAATGGCGTGCTGCTGTGGCTGACGCGGCGCTACTCGCTGGGCGTGAAGAGGGCTGAGCTATGA
- a CDS encoding UbiX family flavin prenyltransferase, protein MKRLIIGISGASGAIYGVRLLQVLREVDGIETHLVMSNAARQTLALETDYSLRDVQALADVVHDARDIAASISSGSFKTAGMVILPCSIKTLSGIVNSFTDSLVTRAADVVLKERRPLVLAVRETPLHLGHLRLMTQAAELGAVIMPPVPAFYHRPQTVQEIIDQTVNRVLDQFDIELPDDLFERWQGAR, encoded by the coding sequence ATGAAACGACTCATCATCGGCATCTCGGGCGCCAGTGGCGCCATCTACGGGGTGCGCCTGTTGCAGGTGCTGCGTGAAGTGGACGGCATCGAAACCCATCTGGTGATGAGTAATGCCGCCCGGCAGACGCTGGCGCTGGAGACTGACTACTCGCTGCGCGACGTGCAGGCGCTGGCCGACGTGGTGCATGATGCCCGCGACATCGCCGCCAGCATCTCCTCCGGCTCCTTCAAGACCGCTGGCATGGTGATCCTGCCGTGCTCCATCAAGACGCTCTCCGGCATCGTCAACAGCTTCACGGACAGTCTGGTGACGCGCGCGGCGGACGTGGTGCTGAAAGAGCGCCGCCCGCTGGTGCTGGCGGTGCGCGAGACGCCGCTGCATTTGGGCCATTTACGCCTGATGACGCAGGCCGCTGAACTGGGCGCAGTAATCATGCCGCCGGTGCCAGCCTTCTACCACCGACCCCAAACGGTGCAGGAGATCATTGACCAGACGGTAAACCGCGTGCTGGATCAATTTGATATTGAATTGCCTGACGATCTGTTCGAGCGCTGGCAGGGCGCACGCTAG
- the cvpA gene encoding colicin V production protein, with protein sequence MVWIDYVIIAIIGFSALVSLIRGFVREALSLVSWGCAFFVASHYYPYLAIYFTRFEGELVRNGIAIGILFIATLLVGAVVNYVIGTLVERTGLSGTDRVLGVCFGALRGVLIVAAILFFLDTFTGFSQSADWKQSQLIPQFSIIIRWFFSYLQSTSSFLPQHL encoded by the coding sequence ATGGTCTGGATTGATTACGTCATCATTGCAATTATCGGGTTTTCGGCGCTTGTCAGCCTGATCCGGGGGTTTGTCCGTGAAGCGCTCTCACTGGTTAGCTGGGGATGTGCGTTCTTTGTGGCCAGTCACTACTACCCCTACCTTGCCATCTATTTCACCCGTTTTGAAGGCGAACTGGTTCGGAACGGAATCGCAATCGGCATCTTATTTATCGCGACGTTGCTCGTAGGTGCGGTTGTTAACTATGTGATCGGTACGCTGGTGGAGCGCACCGGGCTGTCAGGCACAGACCGGGTGCTGGGCGTGTGTTTCGGCGCGTTGCGCGGTGTCTTGATCGTCGCCGCCATCCTGTTCTTTCTGGACACCTTCACCGGCTTTTCACAGAGTGCTGACTGGAAACAGTCTCAGTTGATTCCGCAGTTCAGCATTATCATCAGGTGGTTTTTCAGCTACCTGCAGAGCACGTCGAGTTTCTTGCCGCAGCATCTCTAA
- a CDS encoding aspartate-semialdehyde dehydrogenase, which translates to MSDGWNIALLGATGAVGGALLELLQERQFPVGDLFPLASDRSAGETLRFNGKSVMVQDAAQFDWSQAQLAFFVAGSEASARYVDEAANAGCLVIDSSGLFAMEPDVPLVVPGVNPHVLADYRNRNVVALADSLTSQLLTAIKPLTEQAGLSRLHVTSLIPASSHGKAAVDDLASQSARLLNGMPVEESLFAKQLAFNMLPLLADQEGSVREERRLVDQVRKVLQDEGLPVSVNCIQSPVFYGVAQAVNLEALRPMAADEALEAFRHVEEIALSDEQAFPTQVTDASGNDALSIGCVRNDYGIPEILQFWSVADNIRFGGALMAVQTAEKLVQEYMY; encoded by the coding sequence ATGTCTGACGGCTGGAATATTGCCCTATTGGGGGCCACAGGCGCGGTAGGCGGCGCACTGCTGGAGTTACTGCAAGAGCGCCAGTTCCCGGTGGGCGACCTCTTTCCGCTGGCCAGCGACCGCAGCGCCGGCGAGACCCTCCGTTTTAACGGTAAATCGGTCATGGTGCAGGACGCCGCGCAGTTTGACTGGTCGCAGGCGCAACTGGCCTTCTTTGTGGCTGGCAGCGAGGCGAGCGCCCGCTATGTGGACGAGGCGGCCAACGCTGGCTGTCTGGTGATTGACAGCAGTGGCCTGTTCGCCATGGAGCCAGACGTGCCGCTGGTGGTGCCGGGCGTCAACCCGCACGTGCTGGCTGACTACCGCAACCGCAATGTGGTGGCGCTGGCCGACAGCCTCACCAGCCAACTGCTGACCGCCATCAAGCCGCTGACCGAGCAGGCTGGCCTGTCGCGTTTGCACGTCACCAGCCTGATCCCTGCCTCCTCGCACGGCAAGGCGGCGGTGGACGATCTTGCCAGCCAGAGCGCCCGCCTGCTGAACGGGATGCCGGTGGAGGAGAGCCTGTTCGCCAAGCAACTGGCCTTCAACATGCTGCCGCTGCTGGCCGATCAGGAGGGCAGCGTCCGTGAGGAGCGCCGTCTGGTTGATCAGGTGCGCAAGGTGTTGCAGGACGAGGGCCTGCCGGTGTCGGTGAACTGCATCCAGTCGCCGGTGTTCTACGGCGTGGCGCAGGCGGTGAATCTGGAAGCGCTGCGGCCGATGGCGGCCGACGAGGCGCTGGAGGCGTTCCGCCATGTGGAAGAGATCGCCCTGAGCGACGAGCAGGCGTTCCCGACTCAGGTGACCGATGCCTCCGGCAACGACGCCCTGAGCATCGGCTGCGTGCGCAATGACTACGGCATCCCAGAGATCCTGCAATTCTGGTCGGTGGCCGACAACATCCGCTTCGGCGGCGCGCTGATGGCGGTGCAGACCGCCGAGAAGCTGGTGCAGGAGTACATGTACTGA
- the truA gene encoding tRNA pseudouridine(38-40) synthase TruA, which translates to MSEAVTLPPEATAGQFKLALGIEYDGSRYYGWQRQQEVASVQGCLEAALSKVAAHPVSVFCAGRTDAGVHATGQVVHFTTDAVRKDAAWTMGVNTHLPRDIAVRWVKAVEEDFHARFSATARRYRYVIYNHRYRPAILQQGVTHYHQPLDAERMQRAAQCLLGENDFTSFRAVQCQSRTPWRNVKHVNVTRLGNYIVVDIKANAFVHHMVRNIVGSLMEIGCGNQPETWMAHLLAVKDRTQAAATARAEGLYLVDVDYPERFALPQPSLGPLFLPDTLMPVI; encoded by the coding sequence ATGTCAGAGGCCGTAACCCTGCCGCCGGAGGCGACGGCAGGCCAGTTCAAGCTGGCGCTGGGAATCGAGTATGACGGCAGCCGCTACTATGGCTGGCAGCGGCAGCAGGAGGTAGCCAGCGTACAGGGCTGTCTGGAGGCGGCGCTCAGCAAGGTGGCGGCGCACCCGGTCAGCGTCTTCTGCGCCGGGCGCACCGACGCCGGGGTGCACGCCACCGGCCAGGTGGTGCACTTCACCACCGACGCGGTGCGCAAGGACGCCGCCTGGACGATGGGCGTCAATACCCATCTACCGCGCGACATTGCGGTGCGCTGGGTCAAGGCGGTAGAGGAGGATTTCCACGCCCGCTTCAGCGCCACCGCCCGCCGCTACCGTTATGTGATCTACAACCACCGCTACCGGCCAGCAATCCTGCAACAGGGGGTGACCCACTACCACCAGCCGCTGGATGCCGAACGGATGCAGCGCGCGGCGCAGTGCCTGCTGGGCGAGAACGACTTTACCTCGTTCCGCGCCGTGCAGTGCCAGTCGCGCACCCCGTGGCGCAATGTAAAACATGTAAATGTTACGCGCTTGGGTAATTATATTGTGGTAGATATCAAGGCCAATGCGTTTGTACACCACATGGTTCGTAACATTGTCGGCAGCCTGATGGAGATCGGCTGCGGCAACCAGCCAGAGACGTGGATGGCCCACCTTCTGGCGGTGAAGGACCGCACCCAGGCGGCGGCGACCGCCCGGGCCGAGGGATTGTATCTGGTGGACGTGGACTACCCGGAGCGCTTTGCCTTGCCGCAACCGTCGCTGGGGCCGCTGTTCCTGCCGGATACGCTAATGCCGGTAATTTAA
- a CDS encoding ABC transporter permease — translation MMEILQQYGMALLWSDGYRFTGLAITLWLLVSSVVMGGLLAIPMAVGRVSPLRWVRLPIWFYTYVFRGTPLYVQLLVFYSGMYSLEIVRGSDFLNAFFRSGLNCTVLALTLNTCAYTTEIFAGAIRAVPHGEIEAANAYGFSRFKLYRCIILPSALRSALPAYSNEVILMLHSTALAFTATVPDILKIARDINAATYQPFYAFGIAAVIYLLISFVLIGLFRRAERRWLAHVRPGGSH, via the coding sequence ATGATGGAGATCCTGCAACAGTATGGCATGGCCCTGCTGTGGAGTGACGGCTACCGCTTTACCGGGCTGGCGATCACGTTGTGGCTGCTGGTCTCCTCGGTGGTGATGGGGGGGCTGCTGGCGATCCCGATGGCGGTGGGGCGGGTTTCGCCGCTGCGCTGGGTGCGGCTGCCGATCTGGTTCTACACCTACGTGTTCCGTGGCACGCCGCTCTATGTGCAGCTGCTGGTGTTCTACTCCGGCATGTACAGTCTGGAGATTGTGCGCGGCAGTGACTTCCTTAACGCTTTTTTCCGCAGCGGCCTGAACTGCACCGTGCTGGCGCTGACGCTCAATACCTGCGCCTACACCACTGAAATCTTTGCCGGGGCGATCCGCGCGGTGCCGCATGGCGAGATTGAGGCGGCGAATGCCTACGGCTTTTCGCGCTTCAAGCTCTACCGCTGCATCATCTTGCCGTCGGCACTGCGCAGCGCGCTGCCCGCCTACAGCAACGAGGTGATCTTGATGCTGCACTCCACCGCGCTGGCCTTTACCGCCACGGTGCCAGATATCTTGAAGATCGCCCGCGACATCAACGCCGCCACCTACCAGCCGTTCTACGCGTTCGGCATTGCGGCGGTGATCTATTTGCTGATCTCCTTTGTATTGATTGGCCTGTTCCGGCGGGCGGAACGGCGCTGGCTGGCGCACGTCCGGCCGGGCGGCTCACACTGA
- a CDS encoding DedA family protein gives MDFIRFVIDFILHIDVHLAELVAQYGVWIYGILFLILFCETGLVVTPFLPGDSLLFVAGALAALPSNSLDVHLMAGLMICAAVLGDAVNYTIGRLFGNRLFSNPNSKIFRRSYLDKTHRFYEKHGGKTIILARFVPIVRTFAPFVAGMGHMSYRHFAAYNVIGALLWVLLFTYAGYLFGDLPVVQENLKLLIVAIILVSILPGVIEVWRHRRAAARARTQKP, from the coding sequence ATGGACTTTATCCGCTTCGTTATTGATTTTATTCTGCACATTGATGTTCATCTGGCAGAACTGGTCGCGCAGTATGGCGTTTGGATTTATGGCATCCTGTTTTTGATTCTGTTTTGCGAGACAGGGCTGGTGGTCACCCCGTTCCTGCCCGGCGATTCGCTGCTGTTTGTGGCGGGCGCGCTGGCGGCACTGCCCTCCAACAGCCTGGACGTGCACCTGATGGCGGGGCTGATGATCTGTGCGGCGGTGCTGGGTGACGCGGTGAACTACACCATTGGCCGACTGTTCGGCAACCGGCTGTTTAGCAACCCCAACTCGAAAATCTTCCGCCGCAGCTATTTGGACAAGACCCACCGCTTCTATGAGAAGCATGGCGGCAAGACGATTATCCTGGCGCGTTTCGTGCCGATCGTGCGGACTTTTGCGCCGTTCGTCGCGGGCATGGGGCATATGTCCTACCGCCACTTTGCCGCCTACAACGTGATTGGCGCGCTGCTGTGGGTGCTGCTGTTCACCTATGCCGGTTACCTGTTCGGTGACCTGCCGGTGGTGCAGGAAAACCTGAAGCTCTTGATTGTCGCCATAATCCTTGTTTCAATTCTGCCGGGCGTGATTGAAGTGTGGCGCCATCGCCGCGCTGCCGCCCGCGCGCGGACGCAGAAACCCTGA